One window of the Runella slithyformis DSM 19594 genome contains the following:
- a CDS encoding GntR family transcriptional regulator: MSFSLHLNHDAKTPKYKQIVKSVIDGVERGSLKRHQQLPSINELSEEYYLARDTVEKAYKELKALGIIDSVRGKGYYILNEKPKQIRVLLVMNKLSAYKKAIYESFVATLGERATVTLHIHHGSLRIFRDIIKESLGQYHSYVIMPHFYNDVTIASVIDTLRQIPANELVLLDKEIPELTEAHSSIFQDFTNDLYGALESGQDLLDKYDELVLVFPKDVKYPPEIVRGFRNFCAHFHKKGRTIESASSENDLKGRAYAVLEDSDLAELVKKAKVQGLELGKDVGVMAFNDTPLKEVLADGITVISTDHEEMGRSAAMLILEGSTARIKNPFGLIRRGSL; the protein is encoded by the coding sequence ATGTCTTTTTCCCTTCACTTAAATCACGACGCTAAAACCCCTAAGTATAAGCAGATTGTTAAGTCAGTCATCGACGGAGTTGAAAGGGGTTCTTTAAAGCGTCACCAACAATTGCCCTCAATTAATGAATTGAGTGAAGAGTATTACTTAGCCCGTGATACTGTCGAAAAAGCCTATAAAGAACTCAAAGCCTTGGGCATTATTGATTCGGTGCGGGGCAAGGGCTACTATATTCTCAACGAAAAGCCCAAACAGATTCGGGTGTTGTTGGTCATGAATAAGTTGAGTGCGTACAAAAAAGCCATTTATGAGTCTTTTGTCGCTACGTTGGGCGAGCGCGCTACCGTTACGCTGCATATCCACCACGGCAGTTTGCGCATTTTCAGGGATATTATCAAGGAGAGTTTGGGGCAGTATCATTCGTACGTCATTATGCCCCATTTTTACAACGATGTTACTATTGCGTCGGTGATTGATACTTTGCGTCAGATTCCCGCCAATGAACTGGTATTGCTTGATAAAGAGATTCCTGAATTGACGGAAGCGCATTCCAGTATCTTTCAGGATTTTACCAATGATCTTTACGGAGCACTGGAATCCGGGCAGGATCTGCTTGACAAATACGACGAACTCGTGCTCGTGTTTCCAAAAGATGTGAAGTATCCGCCGGAGATCGTGCGTGGGTTTCGGAATTTTTGTGCCCATTTTCATAAAAAAGGAAGAACCATCGAAAGTGCCTCTTCCGAAAATGACCTCAAGGGCCGTGCTTATGCGGTATTGGAAGATTCGGATTTGGCCGAATTGGTCAAAAAAGCAAAAGTGCAGGGCCTGGAATTAGGCAAAGACGTAGGCGTTATGGCCTTCAATGATACGCCGCTCAAGGAAGTGCTGGCCGATGGCATTACAGTTATTTCTACCGACCACGAAGAAATGGGCCGCTCGGCCGCTATGCTGATCCTGGAGGGAAGCACTGCCCGAATCAAAAATCCTTTTGGGCTGATTCGCCGGGGTTCGCTGTAG
- a CDS encoding TatD family hydrolase produces MTQFLNFHTHNFPPNTDEKSIYNLLIQDIGRFDEVKGQWFSAGIHPWYAEAQHWQQQLGAVEQMAVDTNVIALGECGLDRGIALPLAAQLEIFDAQVQLAQRLRKPVIIHCVRAFNELLQWKKKAKPTVLLIIHGFNNNPETAQQLMAHDFYFSLGTPLLRPESNAAKVVKCLPLTRFFLENDDHDTPIEKIYEAAAATLEISVDALKTQIWTNFAAVFNR; encoded by the coding sequence TTGACACAATTTCTCAATTTTCATACGCATAATTTTCCGCCGAATACCGACGAAAAGAGCATTTATAACCTGCTCATTCAGGACATCGGCCGATTTGACGAAGTAAAAGGGCAGTGGTTTTCGGCAGGAATTCACCCTTGGTACGCTGAGGCACAGCATTGGCAACAACAGTTGGGGGCGGTTGAGCAAATGGCCGTTGATACCAACGTGATCGCCCTTGGTGAGTGCGGCCTTGACCGCGGCATCGCCCTTCCGTTAGCTGCCCAACTGGAAATTTTTGATGCTCAGGTACAACTCGCACAAAGACTCCGAAAGCCGGTCATTATTCACTGTGTACGGGCTTTTAACGAATTATTGCAATGGAAGAAAAAGGCCAAACCTACCGTTCTGCTCATTATTCACGGTTTTAATAATAACCCGGAAACCGCGCAGCAATTAATGGCGCATGATTTTTACTTTTCCCTGGGAACACCCTTGCTCAGGCCTGAGTCCAACGCGGCAAAAGTGGTGAAATGCCTTCCTCTCACCCGGTTTTTCTTAGAAAACGACGATCACGATACGCCCATCGAAAAAATATACGAAGCGGCGGCGGCCACGCTGGAAATATCGGTCGATGCGTTAAAAACCCAAATTTGGACTAACTTTGCCGCTGTATTTAACCGGTGA
- a CDS encoding response regulator: MKYIHVLLAEDNEGDILLTTEALEEHNMINTISVVKNGQEALDFVFQKGAYRHVKLPDLILLDINLPLKSGHEVLQVIKYDPVVKHIPVIVLSTSSSEKDIKTAYAHYANCYITKPVDINQFMDAITCIEHFWLDVVSLSK, from the coding sequence ATGAAATACATACACGTTCTGTTGGCAGAAGATAATGAGGGTGATATCCTGCTGACCACCGAAGCTCTTGAAGAACATAACATGATCAATACCATCAGCGTAGTAAAAAATGGACAGGAAGCCCTCGATTTTGTCTTTCAAAAAGGGGCCTACCGGCATGTCAAGTTGCCGGACCTGATCCTTTTGGATATAAATCTGCCCTTAAAAAGCGGCCATGAAGTACTGCAGGTCATCAAATATGACCCTGTTGTAAAGCACATCCCGGTCATTGTGCTCTCTACTTCTTCGTCTGAAAAGGATATAAAAACAGCCTATGCTCATTATGCCAATTGCTATATTACCAAACCCGTCGATATAAACCAATTTATGGATGCCATTACCTGTATTGAACACTTTTGGCTGGACGTTGTAAGCTTATCCAAATAG
- a CDS encoding response regulator, producing the protein MTNELLLIDDDKFFIMMAKKMVAKCALHPSPLTFENGRLALDHLKEVYNTENVFILLLDINMPIMDGWGLLEGLKAFASPENTFVVMVTSSTDEADIKKAHQSPFVVDYLTKPLMSHTLNRLRDIPALHPFFLPKN; encoded by the coding sequence ATGACTAATGAACTACTTCTCATAGATGATGACAAATTTTTCATCATGATGGCAAAAAAGATGGTGGCGAAATGCGCCCTCCACCCGTCTCCGCTTACCTTCGAAAACGGGCGCTTAGCCTTGGACCACCTGAAAGAAGTATACAACACTGAAAACGTTTTTATCCTGCTGCTGGACATTAATATGCCGATCATGGATGGTTGGGGACTTTTGGAAGGATTGAAGGCATTTGCTTCTCCCGAAAATACCTTTGTCGTGATGGTCACCTCCTCCACGGATGAAGCCGACATCAAAAAAGCGCATCAAAGCCCGTTTGTCGTCGACTATTTAACCAAGCCGCTTATGAGCCACACCCTGAATCGTCTGAGAGATATACCCGCATTGCACCCTTTTTTTCTTCCGAAAAATTGA
- a CDS encoding GNAT family N-acetyltransferase, with translation MSNVTFQCLPFDSLSLRRLYDVLALRIDVFIVEQNCPFHDADRKDFVAHHCLGYDQDGDLVAYTRLFDVDLSFEGYTSIGRVATSHKVRGQGIGQQLLAFSLQQCEQLYGRQPIKIGAQKYLLKFYESFGFQSTGEDYLEDGIPHTIMIREV, from the coding sequence ATGAGCAACGTTACGTTTCAGTGCCTGCCTTTCGACAGCCTCAGCCTGCGCCGGCTTTATGATGTACTGGCCTTACGAATCGATGTGTTTATTGTGGAGCAAAACTGCCCTTTTCACGACGCCGACCGTAAGGATTTTGTGGCGCATCATTGCTTAGGCTACGATCAGGACGGCGATCTGGTGGCCTATACACGTCTTTTTGATGTCGACCTGTCGTTTGAAGGCTATACTTCCATTGGCCGCGTCGCCACTTCCCATAAAGTACGCGGGCAAGGAATCGGCCAACAGCTACTGGCTTTTTCGCTCCAACAATGCGAACAGCTCTACGGCCGACAACCCATCAAAATCGGTGCCCAAAAGTACCTTTTGAAGTTTTACGAATCCTTCGGTTTTCAATCCACGGGAGAAGATTACCTGGAAGACGGCATTCCTCACACCATTATGATCCGCGAAGTTTAG
- a CDS encoding tRNA threonylcarbamoyladenosine dehydratase, giving the protein MADLSWLSRTHLLVGDEGLNQLQKAHVLVVGLGGVGSFAAEFIARSGVGAMTIVDGDVVDPSNRNRQLPALATTHGQSKAELMAERLLAINPELKLRVVKEFLTPAKVREIMEAGPYDYVMDCIDSITPKLTLLSTSLDYNYPLISSMGAGGKYDPTRLKVADLFDTYECMLAHYVRKRLKRYGIVSGIKAVFSTEKVQKDSLMLTDGNNFKRSAYGTISYIPATFGSVCASVVIRELLGQKVELHKNPLKEIKKKQQQKKLKKAQKG; this is encoded by the coding sequence ATGGCTGATCTGTCATGGCTTTCGCGCACGCACCTGTTGGTGGGCGATGAAGGATTGAACCAACTTCAAAAGGCCCACGTGCTGGTAGTGGGATTGGGCGGCGTAGGTTCATTTGCCGCCGAGTTTATTGCCCGCTCGGGCGTGGGTGCCATGACCATCGTGGATGGTGACGTGGTAGACCCGTCCAATCGAAATCGTCAGTTGCCCGCCCTTGCCACTACGCACGGACAGTCCAAAGCCGAACTCATGGCCGAGCGCCTGCTGGCGATTAATCCCGAACTGAAGCTGCGGGTGGTGAAAGAGTTTTTGACGCCCGCAAAAGTACGCGAGATCATGGAAGCGGGGCCGTACGATTATGTCATGGACTGCATCGACAGCATTACGCCCAAACTGACCCTTTTGTCAACGTCACTGGATTACAACTATCCGTTGATCAGCTCCATGGGCGCGGGCGGCAAATACGACCCGACCCGGCTTAAAGTAGCTGATCTGTTTGATACGTATGAGTGCATGTTGGCGCATTATGTGCGCAAGCGGCTCAAAAGATACGGGATCGTATCTGGCATAAAAGCGGTATTCTCGACGGAGAAAGTACAGAAAGATTCGCTCATGCTGACCGACGGGAATAACTTTAAACGGTCGGCCTACGGCACGATCTCGTACATTCCGGCTACCTTCGGAAGTGTTTGTGCCTCAGTCGTTATTCGTGAATTATTGGGCCAAAAGGTGGAGTTGCATAAAAATCCGCTGAAAGAAATCAAGAAAAAACAGCAGCAAAAGAAGCTGAAGAAAGCACAAAAAGGCTAA
- a CDS encoding response regulator: MQKDAKAYHIMVVEDNPGDYLLLEDYLNELFIVPTLIKAESFKETHEILTNSKEVIDVILLDLSLHDRQGEALIHDVKAVSGNTPLIILTGYSDENFAINSLSIGATDYLLKDELTPTTLYKSIVYSIERNRILRNLKYSEQRYADLFHFSPQPMWVFDVETLRFLDVNEAAILSYGYSYEEFLSMTIRDIRPKEDVPLLQQALIQLQNGGFFRGEFRHKKKNGEIIYVDLRSSNIIYNGRAANIILSNDVTANKIYLTAIEQQNDTLKNIAWLQSHVVRAPLARMMGLAHLLIDDELPEAEYREYLNELLNSANELDTIIKDIIRKAQGINFNIDKND; the protein is encoded by the coding sequence ATGCAAAAAGATGCTAAAGCATATCATATAATGGTGGTAGAAGATAATCCCGGCGATTATCTGTTGCTGGAAGATTACCTGAATGAACTTTTTATTGTCCCAACCCTGATCAAAGCCGAAAGCTTTAAAGAAACTCATGAAATTTTAACAAACAGTAAGGAGGTCATCGACGTGATCCTGCTGGATTTGTCCTTACATGACCGACAGGGGGAGGCATTGATACACGATGTAAAGGCCGTCTCAGGAAATACTCCGCTTATTATTCTTACCGGCTATTCTGACGAAAATTTTGCCATCAATTCGTTGTCAATCGGGGCAACCGATTACCTGCTTAAAGATGAACTCACCCCCACAACCCTCTACAAAAGTATTGTTTACAGCATTGAGCGAAACAGAATCCTGAGGAATTTAAAATATTCAGAACAACGCTACGCTGATCTTTTCCATTTCAGCCCCCAACCGATGTGGGTTTTTGATGTGGAAACCTTAAGATTTTTGGATGTCAATGAAGCGGCTATCTTATCTTATGGCTATTCGTATGAGGAGTTTCTTTCCATGACCATACGCGATATACGGCCTAAAGAGGATGTGCCTCTACTCCAACAGGCACTGATACAGCTGCAAAATGGGGGATTCTTTCGAGGAGAGTTCAGGCACAAAAAAAAGAACGGTGAGATCATTTATGTCGATCTGCGCAGCAGCAACATTATTTATAATGGCCGAGCGGCCAATATCATCCTGTCCAACGACGTCACCGCCAATAAAATATACTTAACCGCCATTGAACAGCAAAACGACACACTGAAAAATATTGCCTGGCTTCAATCGCATGTCGTAAGGGCACCGCTGGCAAGGATGATGGGGTTGGCGCACCTGCTCATTGATGATGAACTACCCGAAGCCGAATACCGGGAATACCTGAATGAGCTATTAAACTCAGCCAATGAGCTTGATACCATCATCAAAGATATTATTCGTAAAGCACAGGGAATTAATTTTAATATTGACAAAAATGACTAA